Proteins encoded by one window of Streptomyces sp. NBC_01571:
- the dnaE gene encoding DNA polymerase III subunit alpha, whose translation MSKPPFTHLHVHTQYSLLDGAARLKDMFDACNEMGMTHIAMSDHGNLHGAYDFFHTAKKAGVTPIIGIEAYVAPESRRNKRKIQWGQPHQKRDDVSGSGGYTHKTIWAANRTGLHNLFKLSSDAYAEGWLQKWPRMDKETISQWSEGLIASTGCPSGELQTRLRLGQFDEALKSAAEYQDIFGKDRYFLELMDHGIEIERRVRDGLLEIGKKLGIPPLVTNDSHYTYAHEATAHDALLCIQTGKNLSDPDRFRFDGTGYYLKSTDEMYAVDSSDAWQQGCANTLLVAEQIDTTGMFEAKNLMPKFDIPEGFTEVTWFQEEVRLGMERRFPGGVPDDRQKQAEYEMDVIIQMGFPGYFLVVADFIMWAKKQGIAVGPGRGSAAGSIVAYAMGITDLDPIPHGLIFERFLNPERVSMPDVDIDFDERRRVEVIRYVTEKYGADKVAMIGTYGKIKAKNAIKDSARVLGYPYAMGDRLTKAMPADVLGKGIDLNGITDSSHPRYSEAGEIRAMYENEPDVKKVIDTAKGVEGLVRQMGVHAAGVIMSSEPIVDHAPVWVRHTDGVTITQWDYPQCESLGLLKMDFLGLRNLTIMDDAVKMVKSNKGIDLDLLALPLDDPTTFELLQRGDTLGVFQFDGGPMRSLLRLMKPDNFEDISAVSALYRPGPMGMDSHTNYALRKNKLQEITPIHKELEEPLEEVLAVTYGLIVYQEQVQKAAQIIAGYSLGEADILRRVMGKKKPDELAKNFVLFQKGARDKGYSDEAIQALWDVLVPFAGYAFNKAHSAAYGLVSYWTAYLKANYPAEYMAGLLTSVKDDKDKSAIYLNECRRMGIKVLPPNVNESEQNFAAQGDDVILFGLSAVRNVGTNVVESIIKSRKAKGKYASFPDYLDKVEAVACNKRTTESLIKAGAFDTMGHTRKGLTAQFEPMIDNVVQVKRKEAEGQFDLFGGMGEEDTSEPGFGLDVEFTADEWDKAYLLAQEREMLGLYVSDHPLFGLEHVLSDKADAGISQLTGGEHADGAVVTIGGIISGLQRKMTKQGNAWAIATVEDLAGSIECMFFPATYQLVSTQLVEDAVVFVKGRLDKREDVPRLVAMELQVPDLSNAGTNAPVILTIPALKVTPPMVSRLGEILSHHRGESEVRIRLQGPRKTTVLRLDRHRVKPDPALFGDLKVLLGPSCLAG comes from the coding sequence GTGTCGAAGCCGCCGTTCACGCACCTGCACGTCCACACCCAGTACTCGCTGCTGGACGGTGCCGCGCGGCTCAAGGACATGTTCGATGCCTGCAATGAGATGGGCATGACACACATCGCCATGAGCGACCACGGCAACCTCCACGGGGCGTACGACTTCTTCCACACGGCCAAGAAGGCGGGCGTCACGCCGATCATCGGCATCGAGGCGTACGTCGCCCCGGAGTCCCGGCGCAACAAGCGCAAGATCCAGTGGGGCCAGCCGCACCAGAAGCGCGACGACGTGTCCGGTTCGGGCGGTTACACCCACAAGACGATCTGGGCGGCGAACCGGACGGGACTGCACAACCTCTTCAAGCTCTCCTCGGACGCGTACGCCGAGGGCTGGCTCCAGAAGTGGCCGCGGATGGACAAGGAGACCATCTCCCAGTGGTCCGAGGGGCTCATCGCCTCCACCGGCTGCCCCTCCGGCGAGCTCCAGACCCGGCTGCGCCTCGGCCAGTTCGACGAGGCCCTGAAGTCGGCCGCCGAGTACCAGGACATCTTCGGCAAGGACCGCTACTTCCTCGAGCTGATGGACCACGGCATCGAGATCGAGCGCCGGGTCCGCGACGGCCTCCTGGAGATCGGCAAGAAGCTCGGCATCCCGCCCCTGGTGACGAACGACTCGCACTACACGTACGCGCACGAGGCGACCGCGCACGACGCCCTGCTCTGCATCCAGACCGGCAAGAACCTCTCCGACCCGGACCGCTTCCGCTTCGACGGCACCGGTTACTACCTGAAGTCGACGGACGAGATGTACGCGGTCGACTCCTCGGACGCCTGGCAGCAGGGCTGCGCCAACACCCTCCTGGTCGCCGAGCAGATCGACACGACCGGCATGTTCGAGGCGAAGAACCTCATGCCGAAGTTCGACATCCCCGAGGGCTTCACCGAGGTCACCTGGTTCCAGGAGGAGGTCCGCCTCGGCATGGAGCGCCGCTTCCCCGGCGGCGTCCCCGACGACCGCCAGAAGCAGGCCGAGTACGAGATGGACGTCATCATCCAGATGGGGTTCCCGGGGTACTTCCTCGTCGTCGCGGACTTCATCATGTGGGCCAAGAAGCAGGGCATCGCGGTGGGCCCGGGCCGTGGTTCCGCGGCCGGTTCGATCGTGGCGTACGCCATGGGCATCACCGACCTCGACCCGATCCCGCACGGACTGATCTTCGAGCGGTTCCTCAACCCCGAGCGCGTCTCCATGCCCGACGTCGACATCGACTTCGACGAGCGCAGGCGCGTCGAGGTGATCAGGTACGTGACCGAGAAGTACGGCGCCGACAAGGTCGCCATGATCGGCACCTACGGCAAGATCAAGGCGAAGAACGCCATCAAGGACTCCGCGCGTGTCCTGGGCTACCCGTACGCCATGGGCGACCGTCTCACCAAGGCGATGCCCGCCGACGTCCTCGGCAAGGGCATCGACCTGAACGGCATCACCGACTCCTCGCACCCCCGCTACAGCGAGGCCGGCGAGATCCGCGCGATGTACGAGAACGAGCCGGACGTGAAGAAGGTCATCGACACCGCCAAGGGCGTCGAGGGCCTGGTCCGGCAGATGGGCGTGCACGCCGCCGGCGTCATCATGTCCAGCGAGCCCATCGTCGACCACGCCCCGGTCTGGGTGCGGCACACCGACGGCGTGACCATCACGCAGTGGGACTACCCGCAGTGCGAGTCGCTCGGCCTGCTGAAGATGGACTTCCTCGGCCTGCGCAACCTGACGATCATGGACGACGCCGTCAAGATGGTGAAGTCCAACAAGGGCATCGACCTCGACCTGCTGGCCCTCCCGCTCGACGATCCGACGACCTTCGAACTGCTCCAGCGCGGCGACACCCTCGGCGTCTTCCAGTTCGACGGCGGGCCCATGCGCTCCCTGCTGCGCCTGATGAAGCCCGACAACTTCGAGGACATCTCCGCCGTCTCGGCGCTCTACCGTCCCGGCCCGATGGGCATGGACTCGCACACGAACTACGCGCTCCGCAAGAACAAGCTCCAGGAGATCACCCCGATCCACAAGGAGCTGGAGGAGCCCCTCGAAGAGGTCCTGGCCGTCACCTACGGCCTGATCGTCTACCAGGAGCAGGTGCAGAAGGCCGCCCAGATCATCGCCGGGTACTCGCTCGGCGAGGCCGACATCCTGCGCCGTGTGATGGGCAAGAAGAAGCCCGACGAACTGGCCAAGAACTTCGTCCTCTTCCAGAAGGGCGCCCGGGACAAGGGCTACAGCGACGAGGCGATCCAGGCCCTGTGGGACGTGCTGGTCCCCTTCGCCGGCTACGCGTTCAACAAGGCGCACTCGGCCGCGTACGGCCTGGTCTCGTACTGGACCGCCTACCTGAAGGCGAACTACCCGGCCGAGTACATGGCCGGTCTGCTCACCTCGGTCAAGGACGACAAGGACAAGTCCGCGATCTACCTCAACGAGTGCCGGCGCATGGGCATCAAGGTGCTGCCGCCCAACGTCAACGAGTCGGAGCAGAACTTCGCCGCCCAGGGCGACGACGTGATCCTCTTCGGCCTCTCCGCCGTCCGCAACGTCGGCACGAACGTCGTCGAGTCGATCATCAAGAGCCGCAAGGCCAAGGGGAAGTACGCCTCCTTCCCCGACTACCTCGACAAGGTCGAGGCGGTCGCCTGCAACAAGCGCACCACGGAATCGCTGATCAAGGCCGGCGCGTTCGACACCATGGGGCACACCCGCAAGGGCCTCACCGCGCAGTTCGAGCCGATGATCGACAACGTGGTGCAGGTCAAGCGCAAGGAGGCCGAGGGCCAGTTCGACCTCTTCGGCGGCATGGGCGAGGAGGACACCAGCGAGCCCGGCTTCGGACTCGACGTCGAGTTCACCGCCGACGAGTGGGACAAGGCCTATCTGCTCGCCCAGGAACGGGAGATGCTCGGTCTGTACGTCTCCGACCACCCGCTCTTCGGCCTGGAGCACGTGCTGTCCGACAAGGCGGACGCGGGCATCTCCCAGCTCACCGGCGGTGAGCACGCCGACGGCGCCGTCGTCACCATCGGCGGCATCATCTCCGGCCTGCAGCGCAAGATGACCAAGCAGGGCAACGCCTGGGCGATCGCCACCGTGGAGGACCTCGCGGGCTCCATCGAGTGCATGTTCTTCCCCGCGACCTACCAGCTGGTGTCCACCCAACTCGTCGAGGACGCGGTCGTCTTCGTCAAGGGACGCCTCGACAAGCGCGAGGACGTGCCGCGCCTCGTCGCGATGGAACTCCAGGTCCCGGACCTGTCCAACGCGGGCACCAACGCGCCCGTGATCCTCACCATCCCGGCGCTGAAGGTCACTCCGCCCATGGTCAGCAGGCTCGGTGAGATCCTCAGCCACCACCGGGGCGAGAGCGAGGTGCGCATCAGGCTCCAGGGCCCGCGCAAGACCACCGTCCTGCGCCTCGACCGGCACCGGGTGAAGCCCGATCCGGCCCTCTTCGGCGACCTGAAGGTCCTGTTGGGCCCGTCCTGTCTGGCGGGCTGA
- a CDS encoding Na+/H+ antiporter, translated as MDQLALLFVLLLGAVVSVPVGDRFGLPAPVLMTLLGIVLAVLDFVPNVDIRPDLILPLLLPPLLYASVRRTSWRQFTANKRPIFLLAVALVFLTTAAVAVVANTIVPGLPIAAAVALGALVAPPDPVAATAVAGQLGLPRRLVSILEGEGLFNDVTAIVLYHVAIAAAVSGSFSPWRAGLDLVLSAVVAIAAGVGLGWAANKLMDLLGDATLQIGLTLLVPYAAYVLAEELHGSGVLAVLTTALFLAEYATDADDVMTRLAGHTFWDVVDTLVTGVAFGLIGLELHNAIRTAAGRWGEMLGWAAAIVAVVVLVRLAWLLPATALTKRLHAKRDYDEEIPTSWRETVVMWWSGMRGVASVALALAIPLKMDDGSPFPDRDEIVFIAFGVIMATLVLQGLTLPWLVRRLGVRADEDVEKAFEKELAIRAAKAAKRRLKEIEEVEELSEEVSEQLLRRAFDIGTRISPDLGDEERREAYEQRARRIKRIRRIQGEMMSAARHEVLSARSEPGADPEIVDRVLRHLDVRSLR; from the coding sequence GTGGATCAGTTGGCCCTGTTGTTCGTGCTGTTGCTCGGGGCCGTGGTGAGCGTCCCGGTGGGGGACCGCTTCGGGCTGCCGGCGCCGGTGCTGATGACGCTCCTCGGGATCGTGCTGGCCGTGCTGGACTTCGTGCCCAACGTGGACATCCGGCCGGACCTGATCCTGCCCCTGCTGTTGCCGCCGCTGTTGTACGCGTCGGTGCGGCGGACCTCGTGGCGACAGTTCACCGCCAACAAGCGGCCGATCTTCCTGCTGGCCGTGGCGCTGGTGTTCCTCACCACCGCGGCGGTGGCGGTCGTCGCCAACACGATCGTGCCGGGGCTGCCGATCGCCGCCGCCGTGGCACTGGGCGCGCTCGTGGCGCCGCCCGACCCGGTCGCCGCGACCGCTGTCGCGGGGCAGCTCGGGCTGCCCCGCCGGCTGGTGTCGATCCTGGAGGGCGAGGGGCTCTTCAACGACGTGACGGCCATCGTGCTCTACCACGTCGCGATCGCCGCCGCCGTGAGCGGTTCCTTCTCGCCGTGGCGGGCCGGGCTCGACCTGGTGCTGTCCGCGGTCGTCGCGATCGCGGCCGGGGTGGGCCTGGGGTGGGCCGCGAACAAGCTGATGGACCTGCTCGGCGACGCCACGCTGCAGATCGGGCTGACGCTGCTGGTGCCCTACGCCGCGTACGTCCTGGCGGAGGAGCTGCACGGCTCCGGGGTGCTCGCCGTGCTCACCACCGCGCTGTTCCTGGCCGAGTACGCCACCGACGCCGACGACGTCATGACCCGGCTCGCCGGGCACACGTTCTGGGACGTGGTGGACACGCTCGTCACCGGTGTCGCGTTCGGACTGATCGGACTGGAGCTGCACAACGCGATCCGGACGGCGGCCGGACGGTGGGGCGAGATGCTCGGGTGGGCGGCCGCGATCGTCGCCGTCGTCGTGCTCGTACGGCTGGCGTGGCTGCTGCCGGCGACGGCGCTGACGAAACGGCTGCACGCGAAACGGGACTACGACGAGGAGATCCCCACGTCGTGGCGGGAGACCGTGGTGATGTGGTGGTCGGGGATGCGGGGGGTCGCCTCCGTGGCCCTCGCGCTGGCGATTCCGCTGAAGATGGACGACGGGTCGCCGTTCCCCGACCGGGACGAGATCGTGTTCATCGCGTTCGGTGTGATCATGGCGACGCTCGTGCTGCAGGGGCTCACGCTGCCGTGGCTCGTCAGAAGGCTCGGGGTGCGGGCCGACGAGGACGTCGAGAAGGCCTTCGAGAAGGAGCTGGCGATCCGGGCGGCCAAGGCCGCGAAGCGGAGGCTGAAGGAGATCGAGGAGGTCGAGGAGCTGTCGGAGGAGGTGTCCGAACAGCTGCTGCGGCGGGCCTTCGACATCGGGACGCGGATCAGCCCGGACCTGGGGGACGAGGAACGGCGCGAGGCGTACGAGCAGCGGGCGCGGCGGATCAAGCGGATCCGGCGCATCCAGGGGGAGATGATGAGCGCGGCACGGCACGAGGTGCTGTCCGCGCGCAGTGAGCCGGGGGCGGATCCGGAGATCGTGGACCGGGTACTGCGGCATCTGGACGTGCGCAGCCTGCGCTGA
- a CDS encoding mechanosensitive ion channel family protein, translating to MENVLRPMIVVGGSVVLALLIGWSVDRLLRRVDDRHSETSLWGLLRRGRIPFQLVLFAALLRGSYDEAKLLVEHRIGIGRTLTLILIGAAAWLVVSIATAVVDTSYSRYANAHRDPARVRRVRTQVALIQRVVTAVVGVVAIAAMLLTFPAMRAAGASLLASAGILGIVAGVAAQSTLANLFAGLQIAFGDMVRLGDTVVVDGEWGTVEEITLTFLTVRTWDERRITMPVSYFTSKPFENWSRGTPQMTGIVFFHLDHSAPVEVMREKLRDILRECPAWDGRDYGLAVTDSTPNTVQVRALVTAKDADDIWTVRVTVREQMIRWLTEKHPYALPRVNTTEAVLPPGQLPSATRTEPDGAATTRHNHAHTPGPPRTGPGRG from the coding sequence ATGGAGAACGTACTGCGCCCGATGATCGTCGTCGGCGGCTCGGTCGTGCTCGCACTGCTCATCGGGTGGTCCGTGGACCGCCTGTTGCGCCGGGTGGACGACCGTCACAGCGAGACCTCCCTGTGGGGCCTGCTCCGCCGGGGTCGCATCCCCTTCCAGCTGGTCCTGTTCGCGGCCCTGCTCAGAGGCTCGTACGACGAGGCGAAGCTGCTGGTGGAACACCGGATCGGGATCGGCAGGACCCTGACCCTGATCCTGATCGGCGCCGCCGCCTGGCTGGTGGTGAGCATCGCGACGGCGGTCGTCGACACCTCGTACTCCCGCTACGCGAACGCGCACCGCGACCCGGCGCGGGTGCGCCGGGTGCGCACCCAGGTCGCGCTGATACAACGGGTGGTCACCGCGGTCGTCGGCGTCGTCGCGATCGCCGCGATGCTGCTCACCTTCCCGGCGATGCGCGCGGCCGGCGCCTCACTGCTCGCCTCGGCCGGCATCCTCGGCATCGTCGCCGGTGTCGCCGCCCAGTCCACACTGGCGAATCTCTTCGCCGGGCTGCAGATCGCCTTCGGCGACATGGTGCGTCTCGGTGACACCGTCGTGGTGGACGGCGAGTGGGGCACGGTCGAGGAGATCACTCTGACGTTCCTGACGGTCCGGACCTGGGACGAGCGCCGGATCACCATGCCGGTCTCGTACTTCACCTCGAAGCCCTTCGAGAACTGGTCGCGCGGCACCCCTCAGATGACCGGCATCGTCTTCTTCCACCTCGACCACAGCGCGCCGGTCGAGGTCATGCGGGAGAAGCTGCGGGACATCCTGCGCGAGTGCCCGGCCTGGGACGGACGTGACTACGGACTGGCGGTCACCGACTCGACGCCCAACACCGTCCAGGTGCGCGCCCTGGTCACGGCGAAGGACGCGGACGACATCTGGACGGTACGGGTCACGGTGCGCGAGCAGATGATCCGCTGGCTGACCGAGAAGCATCCCTACGCCCTCCCCCGCGTCAACACGACGGAGGCGGTGCTGCCGCCGGGACAGCTCCCCAGCGCGACCCGCACCGAACCCGACGGCGCGGCGACCACCCGCCACAACCACGCCCACACCCCCGGCCCCCCACGCACCGGCCCGGGCCGCGGCTGA
- a CDS encoding alkaline phosphatase — MTSRFSSSDPSGAVNSRAPRRRTVVKAAAATAVLAAPLAAALPARAAEAPAFLHGVASGDPLPDGILLWTRVTPTSAAIPGSGIGPDTEVSWTVAKDKAFTTIVAKGSLTATAASDHTVKADIRGLEPATDYWFRFSAGGTDSPVAHTRTTPAADASVAGLRFGVVSCANWEAGYFSAYRHLAARGDLDAWLHLGDYIYEYKSGEYGTRGTVVRPHAPANEILTLADYRTRHGRYKTDPDLQALHHKAPVVAIWDDHEFADNAWSGGAVNHTEGAEGTWTARQAAAKQAYFEWMPVRPAIEGTTYRRLRFGKLADLSLLDLRSFRSQQASTASGSVDDPDRTITGRAQLDWLKSGLKGSDTTWRLVGNSVMISPFAVGSLSADLLKPLAKLLGLPQEGIALNTDQWDGYTDDRRELLAHLRSNAIRNTVFLTGDIHMAWANDVPVDAGTYPLSASAATEFVVTSMTSDNLDDIVKVPEGVVSAIASPVIRAANRHVHWVDTDRHGYGVLDVTATRAQMDYYVISDRANPNATSSWTRSYRTLSGSQTVERTYDPV; from the coding sequence GTGACCAGTCGCTTCAGCTCATCCGACCCCTCGGGCGCCGTCAACTCCCGCGCCCCGCGCCGCCGTACGGTCGTCAAGGCCGCGGCCGCCACCGCCGTCCTCGCCGCCCCGCTCGCGGCCGCCCTGCCGGCCCGCGCCGCCGAGGCGCCCGCCTTCCTGCACGGCGTCGCCTCCGGCGACCCGCTCCCGGACGGCATCCTGCTGTGGACGCGGGTGACCCCCACCTCCGCGGCGATACCCGGCTCCGGCATCGGCCCGGACACCGAGGTCAGCTGGACCGTCGCCAAGGACAAGGCGTTCACCACGATCGTCGCCAAGGGCTCCCTCACCGCGACGGCCGCCTCCGACCACACCGTCAAGGCCGACATCCGCGGCCTGGAACCGGCCACCGACTACTGGTTCCGCTTCTCCGCGGGCGGCACCGACTCGCCCGTCGCCCACACGCGCACCACGCCGGCCGCCGACGCCTCCGTGGCCGGTCTGCGCTTCGGCGTGGTCTCCTGCGCCAACTGGGAGGCCGGCTACTTCTCGGCCTACCGCCACCTCGCGGCCCGGGGCGACCTGGACGCCTGGCTGCATCTCGGCGACTACATCTACGAGTACAAGTCCGGCGAGTACGGCACCCGCGGCACGGTGGTACGCCCGCACGCCCCCGCCAACGAGATCCTCACCCTCGCCGACTACCGCACCCGGCACGGCCGTTACAAGACCGACCCGGACCTCCAGGCCCTGCACCACAAGGCGCCGGTCGTGGCGATCTGGGACGACCACGAGTTCGCCGACAACGCCTGGTCGGGCGGCGCGGTCAACCACACCGAGGGCGCCGAGGGCACCTGGACGGCCCGTCAGGCCGCCGCGAAGCAGGCCTACTTCGAGTGGATGCCGGTCCGCCCGGCGATCGAGGGCACCACCTACCGCCGGCTGCGCTTCGGCAAGCTGGCCGACCTCTCCCTGCTCGACCTGCGCTCCTTCCGCTCCCAGCAGGCGTCCACGGCCAGCGGCTCGGTCGACGACCCGGACCGTACGATCACCGGCCGCGCGCAGCTCGACTGGCTGAAGTCCGGACTCAAGGGCTCGGACACCACCTGGCGGCTGGTCGGCAACTCGGTGATGATCTCGCCGTTCGCGGTGGGGTCCCTCTCCGCCGACCTGCTCAAGCCGCTCGCCAAGCTGCTCGGCCTGCCCCAGGAGGGCATCGCCCTCAACACCGACCAGTGGGACGGCTACACCGACGACCGCCGCGAACTCCTCGCGCACCTGCGCTCCAACGCCATCCGCAACACGGTCTTCCTGACCGGTGACATCCACATGGCGTGGGCCAACGACGTGCCGGTGGACGCCGGTACCTACCCGCTGTCCGCCTCCGCCGCCACGGAGTTCGTGGTCACCTCGATGACCTCCGACAACCTCGACGACATCGTCAAGGTCCCCGAGGGCGTCGTGTCGGCGATCGCCTCCCCCGTCATCCGCGCGGCGAACCGGCACGTCCACTGGGTCGACACCGACCGCCACGGGTACGGCGTCCTGGACGTCACCGCCACCCGGGCGCAGATGGACTACTACGTGATCTCCGACCGCGCGAACCCGAACGCCACCTCGTCCTGGACCCGTTCGTACCGCACGCTGAGCGGATCACAGACGGTGGAGCGGACCTACGACCCGGTGTAG
- a CDS encoding dienelactone hydrolase family protein, producing the protein MNIMLFHSTYGLRPAVRAAADRLRAAGHEVWTPDLFEGRTFGTVEEGMAFNEGIGKVELLKRAVLAAAPYSDRGLVYAGFSLGASLAQTLALGDEKARGLLLLHGTSDIAENASVDELPVQLHVAEPDQFETDDWLGAWYLQMQRAGADVEIYRYAGAGHLYTDPELPDYDAEAAEATWKVALGFLDSLQP; encoded by the coding sequence ATGAACATCATGCTCTTTCACTCGACGTACGGTCTGCGGCCTGCGGTGCGCGCGGCGGCGGACCGGCTGCGGGCCGCGGGACACGAGGTGTGGACGCCGGACCTCTTCGAGGGGCGCACCTTCGGGACCGTGGAGGAGGGCATGGCCTTCAACGAAGGGATCGGCAAGGTCGAGCTGCTCAAGCGCGCGGTCCTGGCCGCCGCGCCCTATTCGGACCGCGGGCTCGTCTACGCCGGTTTCTCCCTCGGCGCCTCCCTCGCGCAGACCCTGGCCCTCGGCGACGAGAAGGCCCGCGGACTGCTCCTGCTGCACGGCACGTCGGACATCGCGGAGAACGCGTCGGTGGACGAGCTGCCGGTCCAGCTCCATGTCGCCGAGCCCGACCAGTTCGAGACGGACGACTGGCTGGGCGCCTGGTATCTCCAGATGCAGAGAGCGGGCGCCGATGTGGAGATCTATCGGTACGCGGGAGCCGGTCACCTCTACACCGACCCCGAACTGCCCGACTACGACGCCGAGGCGGCCGAGGCCACCTGGAAGGTGGCGCTCGGCTTCCTCGACAGCCTCCAGCCGTAG
- a CDS encoding DUF2252 domain-containing protein has translation MSVPQLSAEQRGEQILAVFDTAFGELLAADPAAFRVKFRKMAASAFAFYRGTAGLFYHDLEADRRGGPYLDERTSRVWIHGDLHAENFGTYMDAQGRLIFNVNDFDEAYVGPFTWDLKRFAASVALIGYAKALSDDQITELVTVYATAYRERIHSLATGAKSDEVPPFTLDTAEGPLLDALRDARSLTRFGLLDSMTEIRDFERRFAPGGGSIELDAATRYKVLAAFDGYLETLPESSLARPDSYRVKDVVGRRGIGIGSAGLPSYNILLEGNSDALENDVVIYIKQAQTPAVSRHITDSSIRDYFQHEGHRTVISQRALQAHADPWLGWTELDGAGQLVAEVSPYAVDLDWSDIDDPEEIASVVADLGRATAAMHAAADDESGHSELVPFSTERAIDAAIAADEEGFAALLVDFAHSYGARARGDHQIFVDLFRNGRIPGL, from the coding sequence ATGTCGGTCCCGCAGCTCAGCGCCGAGCAACGCGGCGAGCAGATCCTCGCCGTCTTCGACACCGCCTTCGGCGAGCTCCTGGCCGCCGACCCGGCCGCGTTCCGCGTGAAGTTCCGCAAGATGGCGGCCTCCGCCTTCGCGTTCTACCGGGGCACGGCGGGGCTCTTCTACCACGACCTCGAGGCCGACCGGCGGGGCGGCCCGTACCTGGACGAGCGGACCTCCCGGGTGTGGATCCACGGCGACCTGCACGCGGAGAACTTCGGCACGTACATGGACGCCCAGGGCCGCCTGATCTTCAACGTGAACGACTTCGACGAGGCGTACGTCGGCCCCTTCACCTGGGACCTCAAGCGCTTCGCCGCCTCCGTGGCGCTCATCGGCTACGCCAAGGCGCTCAGTGACGACCAGATCACCGAGCTGGTCACGGTGTACGCGACCGCCTACCGCGAGCGCATCCACTCCCTCGCCACCGGCGCCAAGAGCGACGAGGTGCCGCCCTTCACGCTGGACACCGCCGAGGGCCCGCTGCTGGACGCGCTGCGCGACGCCCGCTCGCTGACCCGCTTCGGGCTGCTCGACTCGATGACCGAGATCCGTGACTTCGAGCGCCGCTTCGCCCCCGGCGGCGGCTCCATCGAGCTGGACGCGGCCACCCGCTACAAGGTGCTCGCCGCCTTCGACGGCTACCTGGAGACGCTCCCCGAGTCCTCGCTCGCCCGCCCTGACTCGTACCGCGTGAAGGACGTCGTCGGCCGCCGCGGCATCGGCATCGGCTCGGCCGGTCTGCCCTCGTACAACATCCTGCTGGAGGGCAACAGCGACGCCCTGGAGAACGACGTCGTGATCTACATCAAGCAGGCCCAGACGCCGGCCGTCTCCCGGCACATCACGGACTCCTCGATCCGCGACTACTTCCAGCACGAGGGCCACCGCACGGTGATCTCCCAGCGCGCGCTGCAGGCGCACGCCGACCCGTGGCTGGGCTGGACCGAGCTGGACGGCGCGGGCCAGCTCGTCGCCGAGGTCTCGCCGTACGCGGTGGACCTGGACTGGAGCGACATCGACGACCCGGAGGAGATCGCCTCGGTCGTCGCGGACCTCGGCCGGGCCACGGCCGCGATGCACGCGGCGGCCGACGACGAGAGCGGCCACTCGGAGCTGGTGCCGTTCTCCACGGAACGGGCCATCGACGCGGCGATCGCGGCCGACGAGGAGGGCTTCGCCGCCCTCCTGGTCGACTTCGCGCACAGCTACGGCGCACGCGCGCGCGGCGACCACCAGATCTTCGTGGACCTGTTCCGCAACGGCCGGATCCCCGGCCTGTAG
- a CDS encoding DsbA family protein, which produces MSKRNSQAAKSAAREKLRIERERQARRDRIKRQVIVAGGIVAVLAIAGGVGYAVVQNNKPGYWEAAKDDKLVKPANTTGADGTTVVLGKSTAKKTLVMYEDPRCPICAQFEQTVGTTLKKDYDDGKFKIEYVGATFIDNGSPGVGSKNALSAMGAALNVSPEAFLEYKTALYSAKYHPEETDDKFKSDDYLIKVADTVSALKGNAAFEKAVKDGTYDKWALDMSEKFNKSGVQGTPTLKMDGKTLTGSDGKNAPMTVADFTTAIDKALAA; this is translated from the coding sequence ATGAGCAAGCGGAACAGCCAGGCGGCCAAGTCGGCGGCGCGCGAGAAGCTGCGTATCGAGCGCGAGCGCCAGGCCAGGCGCGACCGGATCAAGCGCCAGGTCATCGTGGCCGGCGGCATCGTCGCCGTCCTCGCGATAGCGGGCGGTGTCGGCTACGCGGTCGTACAGAACAACAAGCCCGGGTACTGGGAAGCCGCCAAGGACGACAAGCTCGTCAAGCCGGCCAACACCACCGGCGCCGACGGCACCACCGTCGTGCTCGGCAAGAGCACCGCCAAGAAGACCCTGGTGATGTACGAGGACCCGCGCTGCCCGATCTGCGCCCAGTTCGAGCAGACCGTCGGCACGACCCTCAAGAAGGACTACGACGACGGCAAGTTCAAGATCGAGTACGTCGGCGCCACGTTCATCGACAACGGCAGCCCCGGCGTGGGCTCGAAGAACGCCCTCAGCGCCATGGGTGCCGCGCTGAACGTGAGCCCCGAGGCCTTCCTCGAGTACAAGACCGCGCTGTACTCGGCGAAGTACCACCCCGAGGAGACGGACGACAAGTTCAAGAGCGACGACTACCTGATCAAGGTCGCTGACACGGTCTCCGCCCTCAAGGGCAACGCGGCCTTCGAGAAGGCGGTGAAGGACGGCACCTACGACAAGTGGGCGCTCGACATGTCCGAGAAGTTCAACAAGAGCGGCGTGCAGGGCACTCCGACCCTGAAGATGGACGGCAAGACGCTGACGGGCTCCGACGGCAAGAACGCGCCGATGACCGTCGCCGACTTCACGACGGCGATCGACAAGGCCCTCGCCGCCTGA